In Humulus lupulus chromosome 6, drHumLupu1.1, whole genome shotgun sequence, a single genomic region encodes these proteins:
- the LOC133785893 gene encoding uncharacterized protein LOC133785893 produces the protein MLCNRLNLVLPALISQNQGAFIKNRFLAHNVLILQDLLKGYNRRNVSPRCIMKIDISKAYDSIDWNFLENLLNALCFPKRFIKWIMVCLKGSSYALVLNGSIQGRFQGARGIKQGDPISPLLFVIVMDYLTRLLLKTSREKEFKFHPLWGLVEGEEDSLLQDCCLQEGQFPLRYLGIPLRPTKWRACDCVILIDKVRAQLKGWSSRHLSYAGRVQLINSVLLGIRSHWMNVFILPQKVVKAIDSLCLKFLWGEKDNRSKMHRISWEHVCRPKCYGGLGFKDSASWNKVMMVKYIWAITSKQDLLWVKWVNGIYLKGVSIWDYSLKQDTSWYWRRIIKLSHIWSDAVMKTATRNGRIHMSTLYSLVSWRAGALWKVLLAVQTWLRGFSWPVKFREWIKWLAVPQDGWFSLMLHAACAAAVYHIWLNRNQ, from the exons ATGTTATGCAATAGACTTAACCTTGTTCTTCCTGCTTTGATTAGCCAAAATCAAGGGGCGTTCATTAAGAATAGGTTCCTTGCCCATAACGTTCTTATTCTTCAAGATTTGTTAAAAGGTTATAATAGGAGAAATGTTTCTCCTCGTTGCATTATGAAGATAGATATAAGCAAGGCTTATGATTCAATAGATTGGAATTTTTTGGAAAATCTTCTTAATGCTTTGTGCTTTCCTAAGAGATTTATTAAATGGATTATGGTTTGTCTCAAAGGTTCTTCTTATGCTTTGGTGTTGAATGGTAGCATTCAAGGGAGGTTCCAAGGTGCTAGAGGGATTAAACAAGGAGACCCAATCTCTCCTCTTTTGTTTGTAATAGTGATGGATTATTTAACTAGATTGCTGTTAAAGACTTCTAGGGAGAAAGAGTTCAAGTTTCATCCCTTAT GGGGTCTGGTTGAAGGGGAGGAGGACAGTTTGCTGCAAGATTGTTGTCTCCAAGAAGGGCAGTTTCCCTTGAGGTATTTGGGTATTCCCTTGAGACCTACTAAATGGAGGGCTTGTGACTGTGTTATCCTGATTGATAAGGTGAGAGCTCAATTGAAAGGGTGGTCTAGTCGCCACTTATCTTATGCAGGCCGGGTTCAGTTGATAAACTCAGTTTTGTTGGGCAttcgttctcattggatgaatgTCTTTATCTTACCTCAAAAAGTGGTGAAAGCCATTGATAGTTTGTGTTTGAAGTTCCTGTGGGGTGAGAAAGATAACAGAAGTAAAATGCATAGGATTTCTTGGGAGCATGTGTGCAGACCGAAATGTTATGGAGGGTTGGGGTTCAAAGATAGTGCTTCATGGAACAAAGTTATGATGGTTAAGTACATTTGGGCTATTACTTCAAAGCAAGACTTGTTATGGGTGAAATGGGTTAATGGTATCTATCTAAAGGGTGTTTCAATTTGGGATTATAGTCTGAAGCAGGACACCAGCTGGTACTGGAGGAGGATCATCAAGCTAAGTCACATTTGGTCTGATGCTGTGATGAAAACAGCAACTAGAAATGGGAGAATCCATATGAGCACTTTGTACTCGTTAGTTTCCTGGAGAGCTGGTGCATTATG GAAAGTGCTTCTTGCTGTCCAGACTTGGCTGAGAGGTTTTTCTTGGCCAGTTAAGTTCAGGGAGTGGATCAAGTGGCTGGCAGTGCCTCAGGATGGCTGGTTCTCTTTGATGCTTCATGCAGCTTGCGCAGCAGCGGTGTACCATATTTGGTTGAATAGGAATCAATGA